GGCCACCCGATCGCCGTAACGGCGACGCAGCACGGTGATCGGCCCGCCGACCCCGGGCGCGACGATGCCGGTGCTGGCCCCGGTCGCCCCGGAACCGACCCGGTTCGCCTCCAGCACCACCACGGTCGCGTCCGGCCGGTTCCGGCGCAGGAAGTAGGCGGCGGCCAGCCCGGCCAGCCCGGCGCCGACCACCACGTAGTCCACCCGGACGTCGCCGACCAGCGGCGGCCGCGGGTGGGGAGCGGCTCCGGACCACCAGGGAGACGGTTCGTATCCGGCCGGGACGGTCGTCATCGTCATGTCCATGCGCTTTCTGTCTCGTGTGCGGGGCGGCCCAGTTTCGGGGTGGCCCGTGTGCTGGGCGGTCCGTGTGCTGGGCGGTTCGGGTGCCGGGCGGTTCGGGTGCCGGGCGGTCAGATGACCCGGGTCAGGCGCAGCAGTCGGGCGACCGCGCCGACACTGGGCCGGCCATGGAAGGCCAGGTAGTCGGGCTGAATCAGGTGCGGGCGCCATTTGAGCTTGTAGGCCACCTGATCGGCGGCGGGATACAGCTTCCCGCCGCGGCGGGCGAGCAGGCCGACGACGTGGTCGACCGCGGGCGACCCTCCGGCCACCCGATGCCGCTGGTCCAGCCCGACGAACGGGGTGAAACCGAAGTGCAGCCAGCCCGGTTCGGCCCGGTGCCGCATCCGGCCGACCGCGTCGCTGACGATCAGCTCCATCACCCCGGGCGGGGCGTCGGGATGCCGGCGGGTCAGGTCGTGCAGCCACCCAGGCCGCGTTCCGGGCACCGGCGAGAAGCTGATGTAGCCCAGGACCTGGCCGTCCCGCTCGGCCACGAACAGCCGCCGGTACCGGTCGGCCGGGCCGGACCGCTCGCCGATCATGAACGCCAGCTCGTGCGATCCCTTGCTGCGCAACCACTGCCGGTCCAACGCGGCCAGCTGGGCGGTCAGGTCGGCGGTGGCCGGCCGATCCACCCCCACTTCGGCCACCTGCACGCCGGCCCGCCGGGCCCGGGAGATCTTGTTGCGCAGTGGCACGAAGTGCTTGCCGGCCAGCGAGTATCGGCTCAGCTCCAGGGCGTAGGAACTGCCCAGCTGGTTGATCCGGTACCCGGACCGGCCGAACAGCGGCAGGTCCGCGGGGGTGAGCTGGACGGCCAGCGTCCGCTCCCCGGCCGACCGGGCGTCGGCCAGGAAGGCCTCGAGCAGGGGCGCCTGCCGGTCGGGTGCGGCGACCACCCCGCCGAACTGCACCCGGGTCCGGCCGGACCGCCGGTAGGCGACGAAGCCGTCGACCTCGGCGATCTCGAAGTACTCGGTGTCCCGGTTGACGGTCAGGAACGCCGAGTGGTTGTCGGCGTACGCGGCCAGCAGCGCGACCCGGCGGTCCAGCGCGGCCTGATCAGCGGACGGCCGGCTCGGTGAGTGCGGCCGCATCGGTCGCCGACCCCCTCTCGACGCCGGACGGATCGCGCTGGGCGGCGGCGTAGGCCCGAACGAACTCGGCGTACACCGGGTGCGTCGTGGGCTCGAAGGACACCCCGAACGGCTTGAGCATGTTGCCGAACAGCGCCCGGTCGCCCATCAGATGGATGGGCAGGGCCAGCAGCGCCCACTCCGGGCCGATCAGCACGCACCACAGGCCGGCCAACACGGCCGAGGTGCCCAGGTGGTGGGCCACGTTGTAGGACACGTAGAACGCGCGGGGCACCTGCCCGTGCCGCCGGATCCAGATGAAGAGTCCCGGTAGGTAGCCGATCACGTCGATGACGGCGAACAGGGCCAGGAATACCGGCCAGCGGATCTCACCCAGGTGGGCGACCGCCAGCACGACACAGACGACCAGGGCGATCAGGTATTCCAGACGCAGCAGCCGGTGGGTGGTGCGGGTCATGAAGAAGTTCTTGTGGTCCACGGGTTTCTCCCTTCCCTCGTGATGACCAGGGGTGACGGGTCAGGCGGTGAACCGGCCGCCGCGCAGCGAGCGGTCCAACGCCTCGCTGACCGGGCCGACGGCCGGCGGGTGCATGGCCAGCGCCCGGGACGCGGCCAGCAGGTAGGCGATGTCCGGGGCGCTGACGAAGGCGATGCCGCCGGCCAGCGCGGCGGCGGCCATGGCGGTGCGGGCGATGGCGTTCTCCACCCCGTAGCGCACGTACAGCGACCGCGTGAGCAGTCGCTCCACCGCCTGGTCGTCCTCGGCCGGCAGGCAGCCGGCCACCGCCTCGACCGCGGCCATGGCCGATTCCAGATCGGCGGCCAGCGCCACCCGGTCCTGCGCGGTGCCGCGGCCGGACTGCAGGACCCGTTCCACCAGGGCGGAGGCCACCCCGATGTAGGACGCGGCCACCAGCAGCTCGAACCAGAGGAACCCGCGGCCCTGGATCGGGTCGGTCATGGTGGCCTCGGCCGGGCGGAAGACCATCATGTCCGGCACGAACACGTCGGTCAGCACCACCTCGTCGCTCTCCGCCCCGGCCAGCACGAAGCTCTCCCAGAAGGGACGCCGGCTGATGCCCGGGTCGGTGGCCGGGATGAGCACGATGGCCAGCCGGTTCCCCTCGCCGCGGCCGCTCCGGTCGTCCTCGCCGACGACGGCGACGCTGGCCGACATCAGGTCCATCGACCAGGTCAGGCTGCACGGCCGCTTGCTGCCGTTGATCAGCAGGCCGCCGTCGACCGGGCGGGCCTGCACCCGCGGGGCCAGGATGTTGGTGCTCGGGTTGCCCTCGGCGAACGCCGAACTCAGGTACCACCGCTGTTCGGCGATCGCCTGCAGCACGGCCCACTCGAAACCGGTTCCCAGGGCGGACAACTCGGCCAGCGAGGCGACCGAGAAATGGTGCATGGTGGTGGCCACCGCCAGCGACGGGGAACGGGCGCCGATCGCCCGCTGCAGCCGGACGGCCGCCACCGGGTCGACCCCGCGGCCGCCGTGCTCGGCGGGCACCAGCAGGCCGCACCCGCCGGCGTCCCGGAACAGTTCGAGCGCCTTGCTGTCCCGGCTCTCCCAGGTCATCAGCGGTTGGGCGGCCAGGGCCTCGTCCAGGCCGGGCAGCAGCTCGTCCAGCACGGCTCGTTCGGCGGCCAGGAAGCTCATGCCGCCACCGCCTTGAGGAACGGCAGCGCGCCCGTGGGCACCTCGGTGGCCTCGTGGTCGATCGCGTCGAAGCGGACTCCGTCGCCGAACAGGCCGAGCAGGATGGCGCTGATCGTCTCGGCCAGCGTGCGCGCGGCGATCGGGTCGAGCACGGCGGCCAGGCTGGCGATGCCCAGGTCGACCAGGGCCTCGAACCGGACGGCGGTGCCGTCCGCACCGCCCCGGCACCACCAGCTGCCCGCGAACTCGGCGACATCGCCCTCGGTCTGGGTGAAATCGATGCGCAGCGCCGCGGTGTCGATCACGTCTCGCTCGGTCCAACGCAGGATGCCGTTGCGGAAGTTGACCTCCCAGCTGCTGATCAGGTCGCCGCCGGCCTCGGTCCACACCTGGACCTCGCGGACGACGGGCGTGAGCTCGGGGTAGCGGGCGTAGTCCGCCAGGGTGCGGAACACCTCGTCGGACGGTCGGTCGGGCACGACGGCGTCGATGGTCACGAAGCGCACGGGTACTCCTCGGTCGGGGGGTCGGTCGGGGGGTTGGTCGGAAGGGCGATCGGCGGGACGGCCGGGACGGGACGGGTGGGGGCGGCGGGCCGGCGGGACGCGCGGGCCCGGCGCCGGCCGACCTCGCGGGCGGCTCCGGTCAGCGCCTCGTGCAACTCGGCCACGTCGGCGGCGGTCAGGGTGGCCGGCGGGGTGAGCCGCAGCACGTTGTACTTGTTCAACGAGTAGGACGGCACGACCCGGCGGGCCAGCAGCTCCATCAGGAATTCCACCGCGAGATCGCTGGACACAAAGTCCATCCCGATCAGCAGCCCGCGGCCGCGGACCTCGGCGACCAGGCCGGGGCAGTGCTCGGCGAGCACCTCACGCACGAGCGCGGACAGCTCGACGCCCAGCTCGGCCGAGCGGGCGACCAGGCCCTCGGCGCGCAGGACGTCCAGGGTTGCGGTGACGGCGGCGGCGGCCAGCGGGCTGCCGGCGAACGTGGACGAGTGCAGCATCGGGTCCTCGTCCAGCGGACGGAACACCGCGTCGGTGGCCAGCACGGCGCCCACCGGGACCACCCCGCCGGACAGGATCTTGCCGGACAGCAGGATGTCCGGCACGACGCCCTCGGTGTCGGCCGCCCACCAGGCGCCGGTCCGGCCGAGCCCGGTCTGGATCTCATCGAGGATCAGCAAGGCTCCGGTGCGGGTGCACAGCTCCCGGACCGCGGCCAGCCAGCCGGCCGGCGGGACGTGCACCCCGCCTTCACCGAGGATGGGTTCGGCCAGCACGCAGCTGCGCTCGCCATCGGTGGCCAGCCGCCGGGCCAGGTCGTCGATGTCGCCGAAGGCGGCGAACTCCACGCCGGGCAGCAGGGGCTCGAACGGCGCCCGGTAGGCCGGCCGGCCGGTGACGCTCAGCGCGCCGAAGGTCTTGCCGTGGAAGCCGTCCCGCATGGCGATGACCCGGGTGCGGCCGTGCAGCCGAGCGAGTTTGAGGGCGACCTCGACGGCCTCGGCCCCGGAATTGGTGAGGTAGACGTGGTCGAGCCCGGGCGGGGCGACATCGGCCAGGGCGGCCGCGGCGTCGGCCGTGACCCGGCTGATCAGCGGCCGGCTGACCAGCGGTGAGCGGTCCAGCTGGCGCTTGACCGCATCGACGACCACCGGGTGCCGGTGGCCGATCAGGTTGACACCGAACCCGGCACAGTCCAGGTACCGCACACCGTCGGCGTCGTACAGGTGATTGCCCAGCGCCACTTCGGGCAGCGGCGCGCCGAGCAGCTCGACCAGCGCGGCCGAGGATTTGTTGACGTGCCGCCGGTACCGGTCCAGGGCGGCGCGGCGGTCGGTCGGAGCCGTCATCAGGCCACCGCCTCGACGACCTCGACGGCCGCCGCCGCCTCGGACTCCCGGTGCCAGAAGTCCAGGCTGGCCCGGATGGCGGCGGGGAAGTCGGGCGGCGCGGCCGCGCCGGCCGCGGCCAGCTCGTCCAGGGAGCTGGGGAACGGCTCTTCCATGGATACGTAGTCCAGGAACAGATCCATCAGTGAACTCACCGCCATTCGCATCGTGCGGGGCAGGGCGTCGAGGAAGACCGGCGCGATCAACCGGTGGTAGGTGTCCGGGGCGACGAAGCGCGGGCGATCGACGCGGATCCCGTGGGCCCGGGCGTGGTCGAGGTGCAGATCGACGGTGTCGGCGACGGTCAGGGCGCGGGCTCCGGCGGTGAGCCAGTAGTCCCGACCGAACAGGTTCCGTTCGAGGATGGTGGCGATGCCGTCCGCGACCACGTCGCACGGGATCAGGTCCAGCGGCCAGTGTGAGCCGAACGGGAGCATGGGCAGCATGCCCCGGCGCAGGGCCGACAGCACGTGGTAGAAGCCCTGGAATTCGGTGGTGGCGCCGGTCCGGCTGTGCCCGATCACGATCGACGGTCGGACGATGCTGGTCGGCCCGCTGGCCTGCCGGATCACCTGTTCGGCGGCCCGTTTGGACGCGGCATAGCGGGCCGACGTCCGGGGGTTCGCCGCATCGTCCTGCGGGTGCAGGTAGGCGGTGCTCACGTGCACCAGCGAGGCCTGCGCCCGCTCGGCGAACTGCACGACCTCGCGCGTGCCCACCACGTTGGTCGCGGCGTGGTCCTCGGACTTCTTGAACGAGACGATCGCGGCCGCGTGCACCACCTGATCGACCCGGTGGGCCAATGCGGCGTACTCGGCGGCCGACAGGCCCAGTTGCGGGGCGGTGACGGAGCCGCGGACGGACCGGACGCCGGGGTGCTGGATGTCCCGGCGATGCACGAGGGCGATCACCTCGGGTCGACCGGGCCCGGCGCTCAGCCGGTCCAGCAGCGCCGAGCCGATCACCCCGGATCCCCCGGTGACCAGGATGGTCGGCTGGTGGTGGGCACGCCTGAGCCCATCGAACTGAGTGGTCATTTTCCGGCTCCCCCGGTGGTCGGGCTCGGATCGTCGAGCGGACTGCCGGTAGAGAGAACGCACGATCCTGGGGAATACATGGGGAAATGTCGGTATTTACCCGGCCGGCCGGCCCTCTCTGTGCGTAGTGCGCGCCCCGACCCCACAGGAGGCCCCGTGCGCCGAGCCCATTTCGACGTGGTGATCGCCGGTGCCAGCCTGGCCGGCTGCACCGCGGCCACACTCTTTGCCCGTCAGGGACTTTCGGTCGTCCTGCTGGAGGCGCACCGGGACCCGAATCACTACAAGCGCGCCTGCACGCACTTCATCCAACCCACCGCCTGGCCAACTATCAGCCGGCTGGGCCTGGGCGCGGCGATCCGGCAGGCCGGAGGACAGCCGAACAGGCTGTCCATCTGGACCCGCTGGGGCTGGCTCGACTTCCCCGGCCCCGCCGGCCACACCGGGCACGGGGAGATCGGGGTGAACATCCGGCGCGCACAGCTCGATCCGCTGGTGCGGGCGCAGGCGGCCCGCGAACCGCGGGTGACCGTGCTGATGGGGCAACGGGTCTCGCAGGTGGTGGTGCGCGCCGGCCGGGCCGTCGGGGTGCGAGCGGGCGACCCCGGCCGGGAGACCGAGTACTTCGGCCGGCTGATCGTCGGCGCCGACGGGCACCGCTCCCGGGTCGCCGACGCCGTCGGTCCGGCAGTGACCAGCCCGCACGGCCGCTTCGTGTACTTCGCCCCGTTCACCGGGGTCGGCCTGCCCGATGATGCGTCTCGGATGTGGATGCTCGAACCGGATATCGCCTACGCCTTCCCCAACGGTGAGGTGACCATTCTCAGTGTCATGCCGACCCTGGACCAGTTGCCGGATTTCCGGAAAGATCTGCGCGGCAATTACTTTGCCCGCCTCGGCCGGCTGCCCGACGGGCCCGACCTGTCCCGGGCCGAGCAGGTGGGCGAGCTGTCCGGGGTGCTCAACTACGCCTGTGCGGCCCGGCCGCCGGCGGCCCCGGGACTGGCCCTGGTCGGGGACGCCGCGATGACCTCGGACTACCTGTGGGGCACGGGCTGCAGCTTCGCCTTCCGCAGCGCGGCCTGGCTGGTCGACGCGACCGCCCCGGAACTGATCCGGGGCGCCGATCCGCAGGTCGGGCTGCGCCGGTACGCGACGCAGCACCGCCGGGCGCTGGCCGGGCACCACCGGTTGATGAGCGACTACGCCACCGGGCGGGCGTTCAACCCGGTGGAGCGGGCGCTGTACGCCGGGGCCGTGCGCGATCCACTGCTCGCCCGGCACGTCGCCGCGTTCGGCGAGCGCCGCATCGGCGTCCGGCAGTTCCTGGCCCCCGGCATGCTCGCGCGCAGCGTGCTGGCCAACCGCCCCCGGCCCACCGCCGCGGCGTGACCGTCCGGCAAGGAGATCCCGTGGCTGACCTGCTGGCGCCGCCGCTCGCCCCTGGGCCGACCCGAGGTCGGCATCACGCGGTCGAACCCGACGAGTCGCCGACGACGATCCTGCCGCCGTCCGCCCGGCCACCGCTTCCGGCCGTGCCGGTGCCACCGGCCGTGCCGGCACCCGACGCCGCGCCGGCACCGCCGGCCGACCCGCCGCCCGCCGCCGACCCGCCGTCCCCGGCGGGCGGCTGGTTCGAGCGGCTGGGCACCGCGGTCACCGGCCACCCGCGGTCGGTCATCGTGGTCTGGGCGCTGCTGCTGGCCGGGCTCAGCGTGCTCGGACTGGGACTGCCGAACCGGTTGGCGGCCGGCGGGTTCGAGGTGCCGGGGTCGGCCTCACTGGAGGTTCAGCACCTGCTGCAAGACCGTTTCCCCGGGCAGGCGGCCGACCCCGTCGTCGTGCTCATTCAGGCCACCGACCCCGCGGCGGCCGACCAGCTGCCGGCCACCGTGCGAGCGGCCGGCGAGCGGATCACTGGGCTGGCCGGGGTGCGGTCGGTGCGCAGCTACCTCGACCCCGGGGCGGCCGGCCAGCTGACCGCGGACGGCACCACCACCTACCTGTCGGTCGCGGTGGACGGCGATCAGAGCGAACAACTTGCTCACGCCGCCGCGATCGAAGCAGCCCTGGCCGATCTCGCTCCGCCCGGGGTGCAGGTGTCGGTCGGCGGGCGGGCGGCGTTCTACACCTACCAGAACGAGATCTCCCGCAGCGACCTGGAAAAGGCCGAGCTGATCACCTTTCCGGTCACCCTGGTCGTGCTGCTGCTGGTCTTCGGCAGCGCCGTGGCCGCCGGCCTGCCCGTCCTGCTGGCGATGGTCAGCCTCGGCATCACCCTCGGCCTGCTGTACCTGCTCACCCTTCTCATGCCGTTGTCGGTCTACGTCACCAACACCGCGACGGTCATCGGGATCGGTGTCGGCATCGACTACGCCCTGTTCATCGTGACCCGATTCCGGGAGGCGCTGGCCGACGGCCGGCCGGCCCGCGCGGCCGTCGTCGAAGCGGTGACCACTTCCGGGCGCAGCGTCACCGTGTCCGGGCTGACCGTGGTGGTCGCTCTGGCCGGGATGTTCCTGGTCGACATTGCCGGCTTCCGGTCCATGGCGGTGGGCACCATGGTGGTCGTCACGCTGGCCGTGGTGGCCAGCCTGACCCTGCTCCCCGCGGTGCTGGTGCTCATCGGCCCGCGCATCGACCGGTTCACCGTGCTGCGCCGGTCCAAGGCCCGGCACCGGGTCAGCGGCTGGCAGGTGTGGACCACCCGGGTGATGCGCCAACCCGTTCGTCATCTGCTCGCCGCGCTCGGCGTGCTGTTCCTGCTGGCCGCGCCGCTCACCGGCATCGTGCTCGGCCAACCCAGCGCGGACACCTTGCCCGCGGACAGCCCGCCGCGGGTGGCGCTGGACCGGCTGGCCGCGGGATTCGGTCCCGGCAGCATCGGCCCGGTGGAGATCCTGGTGCCGGTGCCGGGCGGCCTCGACCGCCCCGAGAATCGTGACCGCATCAGCGCTCTCACCGACCGGCTGGCCGCCGACCCGGGCGTGGCCGGCGTGCTGAGCGTGACCGTGCCCGGGACCGATCCGGTGTCGTTGACCAGCACCGACGGGTCCCTGACCCGGGTGGTGGTGATCGGTACCGACACCCCGCAGTCCACCGCCGGGCAGGACCTGGTCCGGCGAATCCGCGCCGACCTGCTCCCGGCCGCCGGCATCGACGGCGCGCTGGTCGGCGGTCAGGGGGCCAGCGATCTGGACCTGACCGACGAGATCGGCGCCCGGCTGCCGTGGGTGATCGGCGGCGTGCTGGCGCTGTCGTACCTGCTGCTGATGGTCGCCCTGCGGTCGGTGATCCTGCCGCTCAAGGCCATCGTGATGAACCTGATGTCGGTCGGCGCGGCCTACGGGGTGGTCGTCGCGCTGTTCCAGTGGGGTTGGGGCGCAGCTCTTTTCGGCTTCGAACCGGAAGGCTTCATCCAGGCCTTCGTGCCGCTGTTCCTGTTCTCGGTGCTGTTCGGGCTGTCCATGGATTACGAGGTCTTCCTGATGACCCGGATGCGCGAGGAGTGGGAGCGCACCGGCTCGAACGAGCAGGCCGTGACCCGCGGCCTGGAACGCACCGGCCGGACCGTCACCTCGGCCGCGTTGATCATGGTGGTGGTCTTCGCCGCATTCACCGGCAGCCGCCTGCTGGCGTTCAAGGCCATGGGATTCGGGTTGGCCGCCGCCGTGCTGATCGATGCGACGGTGGTCCGGGTGGTAGCCGTGCCGGCCACGATGCGGCTGCTCGGCCGGTGGAACTGGTGGCTGCCCGGCTGGCTGGCGAGGCTGTTGCCGCACCTGGAACCGCCGGCTCAGCCGGCCAGGAACCGTTCCAGCGCGTCCAACGCACCCTCGATCGTCCGCATCGACCCGGCGAAGGAGAACCGCAGGAACCGGTGGCCGTCGACGACGTCGAAGTCCACGCCCGGGGCGGCGGCGATACCGGCCTCGGCCAGCAACCGGGCGCAGAACGCGGTGGAATCCGAGGTCAGGTCGCCGATGTCGGCGTACACGTAGAACGCCCCGTCGGCCGGGGCGAGCCGGTCGAAGCCGAGCCGGCGCAGGCCGCCCAGCAGCAGATCGCGGTGCTGCGCGTAGCGCTGCACGTGACCGTCGCATTCGGCGTAGGCCTCGAAGGCGGCCATCGCCGCGTACTGGGCCGGGGCGGGCGGGCAGATGGCCAGGTTGCCGGCCAGCGCATCGACCACCTCGACCAGATCGTCGGGAACCAGCAGCCACCCGATGCGCCAGCCGGTCATCGAGAAGTACTTGGAGAACGAGTTCACCACGATGCCGTGCCGGTCGGTCTGCCAACTGCTGCTGGTGCTGCCGGTGTAGGTGATGCCGTGGTAGATCTCGTCCGAGACCAGCCGGACCGCGTTTCCGGCGCTCCAGGTGGCCAGTGCCGCCAGCTCCCCCGGTTCGAGCATGGTGCCGGTCGGGTTGGCCGGGCTGGCCACGATCAACCCGTCCAGGTCGTGCTCCCGGACCATCGACACCGTCGGCTGGTACCGGGTTTCCGGTCCGCACGGCAGGTCAACGACCGCACAGCCCAGGGCGTGCAGGATGTTCCGGTAGGCCGGGTACCCCGGGCGGGCCAACCCGACCCGGCTGCCCACGTCGAATGCGGCCAGGAAGGCGAGCAGGAATCCGCCCGAGGACCCGGTGGTGACGACGACGTTGTCAGCGTCCACGGCCAGCGCGTAGCGGTCGCGGTAGTGCCCGGCGATAGCCTCCCGCAGGGGCCGGATCCCCGGCGCCTCGGTGTATCCCAGGATGTGCGAGTCGAGCGTGGCGTGCGCCGCCCGCCGCACGGGCTCCGGGGCCGGGGTGGACGGCTGCCCGGCGGCCAGGTCCCAGACCACCTCGCCGGCGGCCCGCCGACGGGCCGCCGCGGCGAGCACCTGCATCACGTAGAACGGCGCCACCCGGGACCGGTGGGACGGCCCGAGACCGGCGGCTTTGCCGATGATCTCGTCGCCGCGACGGCCCGATCCGGTCATCGCCGGATCAGGCGGTACCGGGGACGCGCACCCGGCCCTCGGCGGCGGCCAGGGCGATGTCGGTGCGGTGGTGCGAGCCGCGCAGGTGTACCGACCGCACCAGTTCGTAGGCCCGCTCGCGAGCCTGGGCCAGGTCGTGCCCGGTGCCGACGACCGACAGCACCCGACCACCGGCCGAGATCACCGACCCGTCCGGCGCCACCGCCGTTCCGGCGTGCAGCACGCCGTCGGTGTCGGCGCCGCTGATGACGTCGCCGGTGACCGGCGAGCCGGGGTAGTTCTCGGCGGCGATGACCACCGTCACCGCGGCGGCCCCGCGCCAGCTCAGCGGGCAGGACCCCAGCCCGCCGGCCGCCGCCGCCGCCAGCAGCGATCCGAGCGGGGTGTCCAGCAGTTCCAGCACCACCTGGGTCTCGGGATCGCCGAAGCGGCAGTTGAATTCGATCACCTTGGGGCCGGTCGCCGTGATCACCAGGCCCGCGTACAGCAGACCGCTGAAAGGCGTTCCGCGGCGGCCCATCTCGGCCAGAACCGGGTCCAGCACGGTACGCTGCACGGTGTCCACCAGGCCGGCCGGCGCCCAGGGCAGCGGCGCGTAGGCACCCATGCCACCGGTGTTGGGTCCGGAATCGCCGTCGCCGACGCGCTTGAAGTCCTGGGCCGGCAGCAGCGGGATCGCCTTGTTCCCGTCGCACACCGCGAACAACGACACCTCGGGGCCGGCCAGGAACTCCTCGACCAGCACCGGGTGGCCCAGCTCCAGCACAGCGCGGGCGTGCGCGACGGCGGCCGCCCGATCCTCGGTGACGACCACACCCTTGCCGGCGGCCAGGCCGTCGTCCTTGACCACGTAGGGCGAGCCACAGGCGTCCAGCGCGGCGTCGATCTGCTCGGCGGCGGACACCGCGACGGCCTTGGCCGTCGGCACCTCGGCCGCGGCCATCACGTCCTTGGCGAATGCCTTGGACCCCTCGATCCGGGCGGCCGCGGCGCTGGGACCGAAGACGGCGAACCCGCGGGCCCGCAGCACGTCGGCGGCTCCGTTGACCAGCGGCACCTCGGGGCCGATGATCACCAGGTCGGGCGAGACCGCCTCGGCCACCGCCAGGATCGCGGCGTTGTCGGTGACGTTCACCGGGTGCGAGGTGGCCAGGGCCCGGGTGCCGGCATTGCCGGGAGCGATGTGAAGGTCGGCGACATCGGGGTCGCGTCGCAACGCACGGAGCAGGGCGTGCTCGCGGGCGCCCGAGCCGATGACGAGAATGCGCACGTCGGGAGAGTACTGCCTCCGGCGGCCGGTCCTGTGCGGATGCGGGGCCGGCGTGACCCGGCCCCTGCCGGCGACGGCTCGACGCGGCGTGCGACGCTGGGCCGATGCCCCTCCGGTTGTCCCAGGCGGACCTGCTCGCGGCCCTGGATTCCGAGGCGACCCGGCTGGCCCGCGAGGCGAACCGGGTGCTGCCGTCCGACCCGGTGCCCAGCTGCCCGCAATGGTCGGTCGGCGACCTGGTCCGGCATATCGGCGGCGTCCATCGCTGGGCCACCCGGATCGTCACCGACGGCCTGAGCAGCAACGTCGAGGACGACCGCGAGTTCTTCGCCGCACCCGACGACGGTTCGCTGCTGCCCTGGTTCGTCGAGGGCAGCAGCGCGCTGATCCGCGCGTTGCAGGCCGCCCCGGACGACCTGCAGGCCTTCGTGTTCCTGAAGAACGCGCCGCCGCCCGCGCTGTTCTGGGCCCGGCGGCAGGCCCACGAGACGACCATCCACCGGGTCGACGCCCAATCCGCCCGCCTGGGCCGGATGCCCTCGACCGCCGAGGCGGCCATCCCGACCCCGCTCGCCGTAGACGGTCTGGACGAGCTGCTGACCGGCTTCGTCCCGCGTCGCAGCAGCCGGCTGCGTACCGACGAGCCGTTCCGCACCGTCATCGCGGCCACCGACGCGCCCGCCGCCTGGACGGTCTCGGTGTCCGCCGACCCGCCGGTGGTCACCGAGGGGGCCGACCCCGCGGCGCAGTCCCACGTCACCGGCAC
This genomic window from Nakamurella multipartita DSM 44233 contains:
- a CDS encoding maleylpyruvate isomerase family mycothiol-dependent enzyme, coding for MPLRLSQADLLAALDSEATRLAREANRVLPSDPVPSCPQWSVGDLVRHIGGVHRWATRIVTDGLSSNVEDDREFFAAPDDGSLLPWFVEGSSALIRALQAAPDDLQAFVFLKNAPPPALFWARRQAHETTIHRVDAQSARLGRMPSTAEAAIPTPLAVDGLDELLTGFVPRRSSRLRTDEPFRTVIAATDAPAAWTVSVSADPPVVTEGADPAAQSHVTGTAAALYLGLWNRGDDVAENGTVDLLGHWRDQVRVSWS
- the purD gene encoding phosphoribosylamine--glycine ligase, yielding MRILVIGSGAREHALLRALRRDPDVADLHIAPGNAGTRALATSHPVNVTDNAAILAVAEAVSPDLVIIGPEVPLVNGAADVLRARGFAVFGPSAAAARIEGSKAFAKDVMAAAEVPTAKAVAVSAAEQIDAALDACGSPYVVKDDGLAAGKGVVVTEDRAAAVAHARAVLELGHPVLVEEFLAGPEVSLFAVCDGNKAIPLLPAQDFKRVGDGDSGPNTGGMGAYAPLPWAPAGLVDTVQRTVLDPVLAEMGRRGTPFSGLLYAGLVITATGPKVIEFNCRFGDPETQVVLELLDTPLGSLLAAAAAGGLGSCPLSWRGAAAVTVVIAAENYPGSPVTGDVISGADTDGVLHAGTAVAPDGSVISAGGRVLSVVGTGHDLAQARERAYELVRSVHLRGSHHRTDIALAAAEGRVRVPGTA